One part of the Flavobacterium johnsoniae UW101 genome encodes these proteins:
- the rsmA gene encoding 16S rRNA (adenine(1518)-N(6)/adenine(1519)-N(6))-dimethyltransferase RsmA, whose product MEKVKAKKHLGQHFLKDESIAKAIADTLSLKGYDEVLEIGPGMGVLTKYLLDKPVNTRVIEIDTESVEYLGVNYPKLKDKIISEDFLKYNINQVYENKQFAIIGNFPYNISSQIVFRTLEFRDQIPEFSGMFQKEVAERICEKKGSKTYGILSVLAQAFYDTEYLFTVSENVFIPPPKVKSGVMKMTRKEDYSLPCGEKLFFTVVKTAFQQRRKTLRNSLKTLNLSDKLREDIIFDKRPEQLSVEEFIVLTQKIEADGVQS is encoded by the coding sequence ATGGAAAAAGTAAAAGCCAAAAAACATTTAGGACAGCACTTTCTTAAAGACGAAAGCATTGCAAAAGCAATTGCCGATACTTTGAGTTTAAAGGGATACGATGAGGTTTTAGAAATAGGGCCTGGAATGGGTGTGCTTACTAAATATTTACTTGACAAACCTGTTAATACACGAGTAATTGAAATTGATACAGAATCTGTTGAGTATTTGGGTGTAAACTATCCAAAATTAAAAGATAAAATTATTTCAGAAGACTTTCTGAAATACAATATAAATCAGGTTTACGAAAACAAGCAGTTTGCTATAATTGGTAACTTCCCATATAACATTTCATCTCAAATTGTTTTTAGAACATTAGAATTTAGAGATCAGATTCCTGAATTTTCAGGAATGTTTCAAAAGGAAGTTGCAGAACGCATCTGCGAGAAAAAAGGATCAAAAACCTACGGAATCCTGTCTGTACTGGCACAGGCTTTCTATGATACTGAGTATTTGTTTACTGTAAGCGAAAATGTTTTTATTCCTCCGCCCAAGGTTAAGTCGGGTGTGATGAAAATGACCCGAAAGGAAGATTATAGTCTTCCGTGTGGTGAAAAGTTATTTTTTACGGTTGTAAAAACGGCTTTTCAGCAAAGACGAAAAACATTACGTAACAGTTTGAAAACATTAAATTTATCAGATAAACTGCGAGAAGACATTATCTTTGATAAACGTCCCGAACAGCTAAGTGTTGAGGAATTTATTGTTTTGACTCAAAAAATAGAAGCCGATGGAGTTCAAAGTTAG
- the proC gene encoding pyrroline-5-carboxylate reductase: MKVHIIGGGNLGVSIALGIAKFSKNNQVTVTRRNIAAIQYLTEYGITVSNDNKHNIQEADVVILTIKPYQVDTVLAEILPVIQNKTIASAVSGLSLDILQSKTNNEYPVVRIMPNIAAQFGESATCISFPEKYKENAAPIVDLFQDLGTAPVIDEKLMDAATVLGACGTAYALRYIRASMQAGIEIGFDSNTALAIAAQTVKGAAKMLLEERVHPEQLIDRVTTPQGCTIVGLNEMEHNGFSSSLIKGIKTSLKQIKG, translated from the coding sequence ATGAAAGTACACATTATAGGGGGAGGAAACCTTGGAGTTTCTATTGCCTTGGGAATTGCAAAATTTTCTAAAAACAATCAAGTAACTGTAACCAGAAGAAATATAGCCGCTATTCAATATTTAACGGAATACGGAATTACAGTTTCTAACGATAACAAACACAATATTCAGGAAGCTGATGTAGTGATCTTAACCATAAAACCGTATCAGGTTGATACAGTTTTGGCAGAGATCTTACCGGTAATTCAAAATAAAACAATTGCTTCTGCTGTAAGCGGTTTGTCTTTGGATATTCTTCAATCTAAGACAAATAACGAATATCCTGTTGTACGTATTATGCCAAACATTGCGGCACAGTTTGGAGAATCGGCAACTTGTATTTCTTTTCCTGAAAAATACAAAGAAAATGCGGCGCCAATTGTAGACTTATTTCAGGATTTGGGAACAGCTCCTGTAATCGACGAAAAATTAATGGATGCAGCAACAGTTTTAGGTGCATGTGGTACTGCATATGCTTTGCGTTATATTCGTGCCTCTATGCAGGCAGGAATCGAAATTGGGTTTGATTCAAACACCGCTCTCGCAATTGCTGCACAAACGGTAAAAGGAGCTGCAAAAATGCTTTTAGAAGAAAGAGTTCACCCAGAACAGTTAATTGACCGTGTAACAACGCCGCAAGGTTGTACAATTGTTGGTTTAAATGAAATGGAACACAATGGTTTCAGTTCGTCTTTAATTAAAGGAATCAAGACTTCTTTGAAACAAATCAAAGGCTAG
- the mgtE gene encoding magnesium transporter codes for MEFKVSREFIHQLEELIVKKNDNELEVLLNDLHHADIAEILEELDFDEATYIFKVLDSDKTAEILLELEEDLRENILSRLSPKEIAEELDELETNDAADIIAELSQEIKAEVISEMVDVEHAKDIVELLRYDENTAGGLMGKELVKVNENWNVLTCVKEMRIQAENVSRVHSIYVVDDENRLKGRLSLKDLLTSSTKTQIGEVYIRKLNFVNVDTEDVEVARIMQKYDLEAIPVVDELGRLVGRITIDDIVDVIKEEADKDYQLAAGITQDIETNDSVLELTKARLPWLLIGMVIEIVASFVLKDNETAFQKYSTLIIFVPLLSATAGNIGVQASAIVVQGLANGTLKEFSKSYFSKEITVSMISGSIISLLLLAYHSLMYGQYLVGIAISISMIVVIMFAATLGTLVPLFLHKNKIDPAIATGPFITTTNDVFGIMLYFGVAKMILGF; via the coding sequence ATGGAGTTCAAAGTTAGCAGAGAATTTATCCACCAATTAGAGGAACTAATCGTTAAGAAAAACGACAATGAACTTGAAGTTTTACTTAATGATCTTCACCACGCTGATATCGCCGAAATTCTTGAAGAATTAGATTTTGACGAAGCAACTTACATTTTCAAAGTTTTAGATAGTGATAAAACCGCTGAAATTCTTCTTGAATTAGAGGAAGACCTGCGTGAAAATATCTTAAGCCGACTTTCACCAAAAGAAATTGCCGAAGAGCTTGATGAACTTGAAACGAATGACGCGGCAGATATTATCGCAGAGCTTTCTCAGGAAATCAAAGCTGAGGTTATCTCTGAGATGGTCGATGTTGAACACGCCAAAGATATTGTCGAGTTATTACGCTATGACGAAAATACGGCGGGTGGTTTAATGGGGAAAGAGCTTGTAAAGGTCAATGAAAACTGGAACGTTTTGACCTGCGTAAAAGAAATGCGAATTCAGGCTGAAAATGTTTCAAGAGTACATTCTATTTATGTTGTTGATGATGAAAACCGTTTAAAAGGGAGACTTTCTCTTAAAGACTTGCTGACTTCTTCTACCAAAACCCAGATTGGTGAAGTTTATATACGAAAATTGAATTTTGTAAATGTTGATACTGAAGATGTAGAAGTTGCCCGTATCATGCAGAAATACGATTTAGAGGCAATTCCGGTTGTTGATGAACTGGGACGCCTGGTTGGAAGAATCACGATTGATGATATCGTAGACGTAATTAAAGAAGAAGCCGATAAAGATTACCAGTTAGCTGCGGGTATTACACAGGACATTGAAACAAATGACAGCGTTCTCGAATTAACAAAAGCGCGTCTGCCTTGGCTTTTAATAGGTATGGTGATAGAGATCGTAGCTTCTTTTGTTTTAAAAGATAATGAAACCGCTTTTCAAAAATATTCAACATTAATTATTTTTGTGCCTCTGCTTTCGGCAACAGCCGGAAATATTGGAGTTCAGGCATCGGCAATCGTAGTTCAGGGTTTGGCCAACGGAACTTTGAAAGAATTCAGTAAAAGTTATTTCAGCAAAGAAATTACCGTTTCGATGATTTCCGGAAGCATTATTTCATTGCTTTTGCTGGCCTATCATTCTCTTATGTACGGACAATATTTAGTGGGAATTGCTATTTCGATTTCTATGATTGTAGTTATTATGTTTGCTGCAACTTTAGGAACTTTAGTCCCGCTTTTTCTTCATAAAAATAAAATAGACCCCGCTATTGCAACAGGTCCTTTTATTACCACAACAAATGATGTTTTTGGTATCATGCTCTATTTTGGAGTAGCAAAAATGATTCTCGGCTTTTAG
- a CDS encoding T9SS type A sorting domain-containing protein yields the protein MFKKILFALFICPVFLLAQEKEKEVSDNVTRYFYYDKVVSVAIWYGADKKPDSSKTYYSNGKLNEVFYFDKDGLKDGDCFQYNKQGEKLVTWNFAHGKMTGRTDHKLPFNKDREETVTKALKMLTDINTRTNFNPTKINDLYNRGVLSISLGNNTLAIEDLKKVEYAIDKDPKNKKLVFSDSAQKKAAIFRSKLYDRMASIYAALEMEGFALNYYHKAIKNAPNDYRILYNFATLLQNRKMNDLARYYLEKIVIEKPDHAHAYWGLARLLSDEGEYEKAFENIQKAFQYEKQIIERTAAYGGRDLKTTRGLIYHKLGESKKGIADLKAALEMDKNNSYAMKNLGIIYLDQKKYDDACELFQKAKDLNYTLAYDEFDLDALLEDACNKRQPEKEVKIKPYVFPNPAQTTITVENLNSKNFDFEFFNFESKSVLKGKTSDGTINILGLDSGFYILKTTIGETVETFKVIKE from the coding sequence GGTATCTGATAATGTTACCCGATATTTTTATTACGATAAAGTAGTTTCGGTTGCGATTTGGTATGGAGCAGATAAAAAACCGGATAGCTCGAAAACTTATTATTCGAACGGGAAACTAAATGAAGTTTTCTATTTTGATAAAGACGGATTAAAAGACGGCGATTGTTTTCAGTATAATAAACAGGGGGAAAAATTGGTAACGTGGAATTTTGCACACGGAAAAATGACCGGCAGGACAGATCATAAACTTCCGTTTAATAAAGATCGAGAAGAAACGGTAACCAAAGCCTTAAAAATGCTCACGGATATTAATACAAGAACCAATTTTAATCCAACAAAAATAAATGATCTTTACAATCGTGGTGTTTTAAGCATTAGTCTTGGCAATAATACTTTGGCGATTGAGGATTTAAAAAAGGTTGAATATGCGATTGATAAAGATCCGAAAAATAAAAAATTAGTATTTTCAGATTCGGCTCAAAAAAAGGCAGCTATTTTTCGCAGTAAGCTTTATGACCGAATGGCAAGTATTTACGCAGCGCTTGAAATGGAAGGGTTTGCTCTAAATTATTATCATAAAGCAATTAAGAACGCGCCCAATGATTATCGCATTTTATATAATTTCGCAACATTGTTGCAAAATAGGAAAATGAATGATTTGGCGCGTTATTATTTAGAGAAAATTGTAATCGAAAAACCAGACCATGCCCACGCATACTGGGGACTTGCCAGATTATTGAGTGATGAAGGCGAGTATGAAAAAGCATTCGAAAATATCCAGAAAGCGTTTCAATACGAAAAGCAGATTATTGAAAGAACAGCTGCTTACGGAGGAAGAGATTTAAAAACAACCAGAGGATTAATTTATCATAAACTGGGAGAATCCAAAAAGGGAATTGCCGATTTGAAAGCTGCATTAGAAATGGATAAAAACAATTCGTATGCAATGAAAAATCTCGGCATAATTTATCTGGATCAGAAAAAGTATGACGATGCCTGCGAATTATTTCAAAAAGCAAAAGACCTCAATTATACTTTAGCTTACGACGAATTTGATTTGGACGCACTTTTAGAAGATGCGTGTAATAAACGCCAGCCGGAAAAAGAAGTTAAAATCAAACCGTATGTTTTTCCAAATCCGGCTCAAACCACAATTACAGTTGAGAATCTTAATTCAAAAAACTTTGATTTTGAGTTTTTTAATTTTGAATCAAAATCGGTTTTAAAAGGAAAAACCAGCGACGGAACAATAAACATCCTCGGACTTGATTCCGGGTTTTATATTTTAAAAACTACTATTGGAGAAACTGTAGAAACTTTTAAAGTCATAAAAGAATAG
- a CDS encoding tetratricopeptide repeat protein, which translates to MKNLFIYIFLLWSGLMFSQNEQLANNYYDKGDFEKAKMIYEDLLRGSPSNTQYFLRTIDCYQQLQQFDIAEKTILERYNRYKQGVFLVELGYNYQLQKNESKAKSYYEQAIEKIKTNPNDVYGVGNAFEKKVLLEYALKSYQTAMQVQPNYNFNFQIGMLYGQLGKTDLMIDLLLTESYNNQQNANLIQMQLSRFMNGETDNTAFKDAMRKALILRTQKDQDVFWNHYLSWFYVQQKEFGKAFIQEKAIYKREPESLISIVNLSQFALNEDDTETASEILNFILQNTKDVDLLIKSNASLIQIKIDKAQEKEYPAITNELQQLLVTYEVTPFTLSLQLIQAHFLAFNLKKTEEAKTVVKKALTLNLNAYQQADAKMELADILLLEEKYNQALIYYSQIQLDLKNDVMSHEASLKAAKTSYYKGDFEWALKQFKELKSANTQLIANDALEYFLLINDNTAADSTQTALKEFAKGDFLLYQNKKPEAITQFQNILKNFKGQEIEAVTLLRLGKIYESQKDFASALSQYQQIIDNHSDGIYVDEALFFSAEIYNDELKDVEKAKPLYEKVIFNHQDSIYFVDARKKYRELRGDKNL; encoded by the coding sequence ATGAAAAACCTCTTTATCTATATCTTTTTGTTGTGGTCTGGTCTTATGTTCTCACAAAACGAACAGTTAGCGAACAATTACTACGATAAAGGCGATTTTGAAAAAGCTAAGATGATCTACGAAGATCTTTTAAGAGGCTCGCCATCCAATACCCAATATTTTTTAAGAACGATAGATTGTTATCAGCAGTTACAGCAGTTTGATATAGCAGAGAAAACAATTCTGGAACGATACAACCGCTACAAACAAGGCGTTTTCTTGGTTGAATTGGGATACAATTATCAATTACAGAAGAACGAATCGAAAGCCAAAAGTTACTACGAACAGGCAATTGAAAAAATCAAAACCAATCCCAATGATGTTTACGGAGTTGGAAATGCATTTGAGAAAAAGGTTTTATTAGAATATGCTCTAAAATCCTATCAAACCGCAATGCAGGTGCAGCCGAATTATAATTTCAATTTTCAAATTGGAATGTTATACGGCCAGTTAGGTAAAACCGATTTGATGATTGATCTCTTGCTGACAGAATCGTATAACAATCAGCAGAATGCTAATTTGATCCAAATGCAGCTTTCTCGTTTTATGAATGGCGAAACCGATAATACGGCTTTTAAAGATGCGATGCGAAAAGCATTGATTTTAAGAACCCAGAAAGATCAGGATGTTTTTTGGAATCATTACTTAAGCTGGTTTTATGTGCAGCAGAAAGAATTTGGAAAAGCATTTATTCAGGAAAAAGCGATTTACAAACGCGAACCGGAATCTTTAATCAGCATTGTAAATTTGAGTCAGTTTGCATTGAATGAAGATGATACCGAAACAGCTTCTGAAATCCTGAATTTTATTCTTCAAAATACAAAAGATGTCGATTTGCTTATTAAAAGCAACGCAAGTTTAATACAGATTAAAATTGATAAAGCCCAGGAAAAAGAGTATCCGGCCATTACAAACGAACTGCAGCAATTATTGGTTACTTACGAAGTAACTCCTTTTACCTTATCTTTGCAATTAATTCAGGCTCATTTTTTGGCTTTTAATTTAAAAAAGACAGAAGAAGCCAAAACAGTTGTAAAGAAAGCTCTAACTTTAAATTTAAATGCTTATCAGCAGGCTGATGCCAAAATGGAGCTTGCAGATATTCTGCTTTTAGAAGAAAAGTACAATCAGGCGTTAATTTATTATTCGCAGATCCAGTTAGATTTAAAGAATGATGTCATGTCACACGAAGCTAGTTTAAAGGCTGCGAAAACCAGTTATTACAAAGGCGATTTTGAATGGGCATTAAAACAATTTAAAGAATTAAAATCGGCAAACACGCAATTAATTGCCAACGACGCTCTTGAATATTTCTTACTGATAAATGATAATACAGCTGCCGATTCGACACAAACAGCCTTAAAGGAGTTTGCAAAAGGCGATTTTTTACTTTATCAGAACAAAAAACCAGAGGCTATTACACAGTTTCAGAATATTTTAAAGAACTTTAAAGGTCAGGAAATAGAAGCTGTAACATTGTTGCGTTTAGGTAAAATATACGAAAGCCAAAAGGATTTTGCTTCGGCTTTAAGCCAATACCAGCAAATAATAGACAATCACAGCGACGGAATTTATGTAGACGAAGCGCTGTTTTTCTCAGCAGAAATTTACAACGACGAATTAAAAGACGTAGAAAAGGCCAAGCCTTTATATGAAAAGGTAATTTTTAACCATCAGGATAGTATTTACTTTGTTGATGCCAGAAAAAAATACCGGGAATTGAGAGGAGATAAGAATTTATAG
- a CDS encoding DUF4286 family protein: MIIFNVTTNIHESAHDQWLKWMQEKHIPEILATQKFSSARIVKVLVEEEMGGVTYSVQYTTDSKDTLEKYYLEDQPRFDKEALELFADKMLSFRTELEVVSEH, translated from the coding sequence ATGATTATTTTTAACGTTACCACCAATATACACGAAAGCGCGCACGATCAATGGTTAAAATGGATGCAGGAAAAGCACATACCGGAAATTTTGGCGACACAAAAATTTTCTTCGGCACGAATTGTAAAAGTTTTGGTTGAAGAAGAAATGGGCGGAGTTACTTATTCTGTACAATACACAACAGACAGTAAGGATACTTTAGAGAAATATTATCTGGAAGACCAGCCCAGATTTGATAAAGAAGCTTTAGAACTCTTTGCAGATAAAATGCTTTCTTTTAGAACAGAACTTGAGGTTGTTTCAGAACATTAA
- the serS gene encoding serine--tRNA ligase, protein MLQIAFIRENQEKVIKALAKRNIDAKSVVEEVVQLDENRRAAQVELDNTLAESNKLSKDIGELMKAGEKVKAAILKEKTVSLKEKSKELGEKAEALAVELTNKLYTLPNLPADIVPEGKTPDDNLNVFEEGEIPVLHEGAQPHWELVKKYDIIDFELGVKITGAGFPVYKGKGARLQRALINYFLDKNTAAGYNEVQVPHLVNEASGYGTGQLPDKEGQMYHAGVDDLYLIPTAEVPVTNLFRDVILNESELPILHTAYTPCFRREAGSYGAHVRGLNRLHQFDKVEIVRVEHPDNSYAALDGMVEHVKNILQELKLPYRILRLCGGDMGFTSALTYDFEVFSTAQDRWLEISSVSNFETFQANRLKLRFKDKDGKNQLAHTLNGSSLALPRVLAGILENYQTPEGIVIPEVLRPYCGFDIID, encoded by the coding sequence ATGTTACAAATCGCATTTATTAGAGAAAATCAGGAGAAAGTAATCAAGGCTTTAGCAAAACGTAATATCGATGCTAAAAGCGTTGTTGAAGAGGTGGTGCAATTAGACGAGAATCGTCGTGCAGCTCAAGTGGAATTAGATAATACTTTAGCTGAATCTAATAAATTGTCCAAAGATATAGGCGAATTAATGAAAGCAGGAGAGAAAGTTAAAGCAGCGATCTTAAAAGAAAAAACGGTTTCATTAAAAGAAAAAAGCAAAGAACTTGGCGAAAAAGCAGAAGCTTTAGCAGTTGAGTTAACAAATAAATTATACACACTTCCAAATCTTCCGGCTGATATTGTTCCTGAAGGAAAAACTCCAGATGACAATTTGAATGTTTTTGAAGAAGGTGAGATTCCGGTTTTACACGAAGGCGCACAGCCGCACTGGGAATTGGTAAAGAAATACGATATCATCGATTTTGAATTGGGTGTAAAAATTACGGGTGCAGGTTTTCCTGTTTACAAAGGAAAAGGAGCTCGTTTACAGCGTGCTTTAATCAACTATTTTTTAGATAAAAATACAGCTGCAGGATACAACGAAGTTCAGGTGCCGCATTTGGTAAACGAAGCTTCAGGTTACGGAACCGGACAATTGCCAGATAAAGAAGGGCAGATGTACCACGCCGGAGTTGATGATTTATATTTAATTCCAACGGCTGAGGTTCCGGTTACGAACTTGTTCCGTGATGTTATTTTAAACGAAAGCGAACTGCCAATTTTACATACGGCTTATACGCCATGTTTCCGTCGTGAAGCTGGTTCTTATGGAGCACACGTTCGCGGATTAAACCGTTTACACCAATTTGACAAAGTAGAAATCGTACGTGTAGAGCATCCGGATAATTCATACGCAGCGCTTGACGGAATGGTGGAGCATGTTAAAAACATTCTTCAGGAATTGAAATTGCCATACAGAATTTTACGTCTTTGCGGAGGCGATATGGGTTTCACATCGGCATTGACGTATGATTTCGAAGTATTTTCTACAGCACAGGACCGCTGGTTAGAAATTAGTTCTGTTTCTAATTTCGAAACTTTTCAGGCAAATCGTTTGAAATTGCGTTTCAAAGATAAAGATGGTAAAAACCAATTAGCACATACATTAAACGGAAGTTCATTAGCATTGCCAAGAGTTTTAGCCGGAATTTTAGAAAATTACCAAACACCGGAAGGAATTGTAATTCCAGAAGTTTTACGTCCTTACTGCGGATTTGATATAATTGACTAA